The proteins below come from a single Salvelinus fontinalis isolate EN_2023a chromosome 1, ASM2944872v1, whole genome shotgun sequence genomic window:
- the sbk1 gene encoding serine/threonine-protein kinase SBK1: MQDHGGDRQVASSVPHSVKASLSLSPSGPGQVGSGRGSPTSKVGYCGGGGVPVEDMQALSITSLSAADVAKHYEHIRKLGKGTYGKVDLVAHRTQGTKMALKFVTKSKTKLKSFLREYSLTGTLSCSPFIIKVLDVLFETEDSYVFGQEYAPAGDLFDIIPPQVGLPEEMVKRCMQQLGLALDFMHSKNLVHRDVKPENVLLFDRECRRIKLADFGMTRRVGCRVKRVSGTIPYTAPEVCRASRAEGFLVTTSLDVWAFGVLVFCMLTGNFPWEAALPADAFYEEFRRWQRAGCPTAAYPSQWRRFTDDALRMFQRLLAAEPEKRCGVKDVFCFVKYELVSELRRRASCRAKRGERSSSSGVCSASCTSNSSSSSSSSRSHRHPEPSTPPGTTSLLRPAPLKRSVLSDTHSPQEESPGQHHSSPGREKTKSQMVMATAIEICV, encoded by the exons TGTGCCCCACAGCGTCAAGGcgagcctgtctctgtctccgtcggGGCCGGGCCAGGTGGGCAGCGGCAGGGGCTCTCCCACCTCCAAGGTGGGCTACTGCGGTGGTGGCGGTGTGCCTGTGGAGGACATGCAGGCTCTGTCCATAACCTCCCTGTCGGCTGCAGATGTGGCCAAACACTACGAGCACATTCGCAAGCTGGGCAAGGGCACCTACGGCAAGGTGGACCTGGTGGCACACCGCACACAGG GCACCAAAATGGCTCTGAAGTTTGTGACAAAGAGCAAGACGAAGCTGAAGAGCTTCCTGAGGGAGTACAGCCTGACGGGCACACTGAGCTGCAGCCCCTTCATCATCAAAGTCCTGGACGTACTCTTCGAGACAGAGGATAGCTACGTCTTCGGACAGGAGTACGCCCCCGCGGGAGACCTGTTCGACATCATTCCACCCCAG GTTGGTCTTCCGGAGGAGATGGTGAAGCGCTGTATGCAGCAGCTGGGTCTGGCTCTGGACTTCATGCACAGCAAGAATCTGGTGCACCGTGACGTCAAGCCCGAGAACGTGCTCCTCTTCGACCGTGAGTGCAGACGCATCAAGCTGGCTGACTTCGGCATGACACGGCGCGTGGGCTGTCGCGTGAAGCGTGTGAGCGGCACCATCCCGTACACGGCGCCAGAGGTGTGCCGTGCCAGTCGTGCCGAAGGCTTCCTGGTGACCACCAGTCTAGACGTGTGGGCCTTCGGTGTACTCGTCTTCTGCATGCTGACGGGTAACTTCCCTTGGGAGGCAGCGCTGCCCGCCGATGCCTTCTACGAGGAATTCCGCCGCTGGCAGCGAGCGGGGTGCCCCACGGCGGCCTACCCGTCCCAGTGGCGCCGCTTCACCGATGACGCCCTACGCATGTTCCAGCGGCTGCTCGCCGCCGAGCCTGAGAAGCGCTGCGGTGTGAAGGACGTCTTCTGCTTTGTCAAGTACGAACTGGTCAGCGAGCTCCGACGCCGCGCCTCCTGCCGGGCCAAGAGAGGCGAGAGGTCCAGTTCGTCTGGCGTATGCTCCGCAAGCTGTACCTCCAACTCCTCTTCGTCTTCCTCCTCATCACGCTCCCACAGACACCCAGAGCCCTCCACCCCCCCTGGGACGACCTCACTCCTGCGCCCAGCGCCCCTGAAGAGGAGTGTCCTCTCTGACACCCATTCCCCTCAGGAGGAGTCTCCTGGCCAGCACCACTCTTCTCCGGGCCGGGAGAAGACCAAGAGCCAGATGGTGATGGCTACTGCCATAGAGATCTGTGTCTGA